Proteins encoded together in one Cicer arietinum cultivar CDC Frontier isolate Library 1 chromosome 4, Cicar.CDCFrontier_v2.0, whole genome shotgun sequence window:
- the LOC101498401 gene encoding BTB/POZ domain and ankyrin repeat-containing protein NPR1-like, translated as MAHNSSEPSSSLSFTSSSPLSNGSITHNICSSNASDHGRNLEVISLSKLSSNLEQLLIDSDNDYSDAEIVVEGIPVRVHRCVLASRSKFFHELFKRGKDKGSSKNEGKLKYCLSDLLPYGKVGYEAFIIFLSYVYSGKLKPSPMEVSTCVGNVCAHDACGPAINFAVEVMYASSIFQIPELVSLFQRRLLNFVGKALVEDVIPILMVAFHCQLSQLVALCVDRVARSDLNQISIEKELPCELSEKVKLFRRDLQQQNSGNYAPVVDALSLKRITRIHKALDSDDVELVKLLLNESDITLDEAGALHYAAAYCDPKVVSEVLGLGMANVNLRNSRGYTVLHVAAMRKEPSIIVSLLTNGVCASDLTFDGQSAVSICRRLTRPKDYHTKTEQGKETNKDRICIDVLEREMRRNPLAGDLSVSSQTVADDLHMKLLYLENRVAFARLFFPLEAKLAMDIARAETTSEFAGLSTSKGSNGNLMEVDLNETPIMQNKRLISRMEALMKTVEMGRRYFPHCSEVLDKFMEDDLPDLFYLKKGTQEEQRVKRTRFIELKEDVNKAFNKDKAEFSRSGISSSSSSSSFRESVHYKARKCVIKT; from the exons ATGGCTCATAATTCATCTGAACCCTCATCATCTTTAAGCTTTACATCATCTTCACCTTTATCAAATGGCTCAATTACTCACAACATATGCTCTTCTAATGCCTCAGATCACGGTCGAAATCTCGAGGTTATTAGTTTGAGTAAGCTTAGCTCTAATTTAGAGCAGCTTTTGATTGATTCTGATAATGATTATAGCGATGCCGAAATTGTTGTGGAGGGTATTCCGGTTAGAGTTCATCGATGTGTTTTAGCTTCTAGGAGTAAGTTTTTCCATGAATTGTTCAAGAGAGGTAAAGATAAAGGATCGTCAAAGAATGAAGGAAAATTGAAGTATTGTTTGAGTGATTTGTTGCCATATGGAAAAGTTGGATATGAAgcttttatcatatttttgaGCTATGTTTATAGTGGTAAACTCAAACCCTCTCCAATGGAGGTTTCTACATGCGTTGGTAATGTTTGTGCTCATGATGCTTGTGGACCTGCAATTAACTTTGCTGTGGAGGTGATGTATGCTTCTTCCATTTTTCAAATACCAGAGTTGGTTTCACTTTTTCAG CGACGTCTTCTTAACTTTGTAGGGAAGGCTCTTGTGGAAGATGTCATCCCAATCCTTATGGTTGCTTTCCATTGTCAATTGAGTCAACTTGTTGCACTATGTGTTGACAGGGTGGCACGATCAGACCTCAACCAGATCTCGATCGAGAAAGAGCTACCTTGTGAGCTCTCAGAAAAAGTTAAATTGTTCCGCCGTGACCTTCAGCAACAGAACAGTGGAAACTATGCTCCTGTTGTGGATGCTTTGTCTCTCAAACGAATCACGAGAATACACAAAGCATTGGACTCGGATGATGTCGAGCTTGTTAAACTTCTTTTAAATGAGTCGGACATTACTTTAGATGAAGCCGGCGCTCTCCATTATGCAGCAGCCTACTGTGACCCCAAGGTCGTTTCCGAAGTACTTGGGTTGGGTATGGCTAATGTCAATCTTCGGAATTCTCGAGGGTACACAGTGCTTCACGTTGCTGCCATGCGTAAGGAGCCTTCGATTATAGTATCGCTTCTTACAAATGGGGTTTGTGCATCGGATTTGACATTCGACGGTCAGAGTGCTGTTAGTATTTGTAGGAGGTTGACAAGGCCGAAAGATTATCACACAAAAACCGAACAAGGGAAAGAAACAAACAAAGACAGGATATGCATCGATGTTCTCGAAAGAGAAATGCGAAGGAATCCTTTGGCTGGAGATCTCTCTGTGTCTTCCCAAACAGTGGCTGATGATCTCCACATGAAGCTTTTGTACCTTGAGAACAGAG TGGCATTTGCAAGACTATTCTTCCCTTTGGAAGCTAAACTAGCTATGGACATTGCACGTGCGGAGACAACATCCGAGTTTGCTGGTCTTTCAACATCGAAAGGTTCAAATGGAAACTTAATGGAGGTTGATCTCAATGAAACTCCTATAATGCAAAACAAGAGACTTATTTCTAGGATGGAAGCTCTAATGAAAACAG TCGAGATGGGGCGTCGATACTTTCCTCATTGCTCCGAAGTGCTCGATAAGTTCATGGAGGATGACCTTCCAGACTTGTTTTACCTCAAGAAGGGAACTCAAGAAGAGCAACGAGTGAAGCGAACACGATTCATCGAGCTTAAAGAGGACGTCAACAAGGCTTTCAACAAGGACAAAGCCGAGTTTAGTCGCTCTGGAATTTCATCTTCATCATCCTCATCATCCTTTAGAGAATCTGTACATTACAAGGCTAGAAAATGTGTTATCAAAACTTAA